The DNA window CTCCAGCGCGTGCACGCTGTTCTCCCGCACGGCTTCCAGCACCTTCCGCGAGGTCGCCGGATCGGCTTCGTTGAGCGAAAGCGCGGCCTCGGACTGGATCGCGATCGCCGACAGGTGCCCGGCGATCACGTCGTGCAGGTCGCGCGCCATCCGCGACCGCTCGGCGACCACCGCCGCGTCGCGGTCCAGCTCGCTGATCCTGGCGAGCTGGGTGGCGTTCTCCCGCTCCTGCTCGGCGAGGTCCCGGAACTGGCGCATGCCCGTCGCCCACCACACCGGCGTGATCACGAACGGGAAGTTGGCGGCGAGGGTGGCCAGCACGGCGATCTTCCAGTCGCCGACGACCACACCCGTGATGGTCGCGGTGGCCACCGTGCTCAGCGCGGCCAGCGGGATCATCGCCCTGCTGAGCCCGCGCGAGCCGTACAGCGTCGCCGCGTAGACGTGGTCGAACAGCGACACCAGGATCGGCATGGTCAAGCCGATCGTCGCGTCCCAGGCCACCACGGCGATCGCCAGCGCGAGGCCGATCCCGGAGCGGCGCCTGCGCAGTAGCCCGAGCGCGCAGATCAGCGTCAGCGTCACCCAGTGCCATGGGTCCACGACGGTCTGCCTCGACCCGAAGATCGCGAACAGGCCGAACTGGTACAGCACCGCGCCCACCGCGAAGGAGGTGGTGCTGATGATCACGTCCTGCCAGGTTTCGCTCAGGCGCCGCAGCCGCTTGGGCAGCCTCGGTGAGGGCAGGGTCGAGGTGCGGCTGGACACGTGCCCATCACAGCACAGCCCGCGGGAGGCGACGTCATCCGAACTGATGACCTCATCCCAACTGATGACCCGCGAGTCCTGCCGATCACCGACGCGCCACGGCACGGGAGTGCGCGATCGTTCCTGGCGTGGACAAAGCATGGGATTTCCTCGCCGCCAACCCGATGGCCGTGGTCATCGCGGCGGGCGAGATCGGGTTCTGGGTGTTGATCCTGGGCGGTCTCCTCGCCAGGTACCTGCTGCGCTGGCGCCGGACCGGCGCGGTGCTGCTCGCTTCGACCGCGGTGGTCGACATCGGGGTGCTCGTCGCGACGATGATCGACCTCGCGGGCGGTGGCAAGGCCACCGCGGTGCACGGGATCGCGGCGGTGTACCTCGGCTTCTCCGTCGCGTTCGGGCCGCGCCTGGTGCGGTGGGCCGATCAGCGGTTCGCACACCGCTTCGCGGGCGGGCCGCCCCCGGACAAACCGCCCAAGCACGGTCCCGAACGGGTGCGCCACGAGTGGCGTGAATGGGGCCGCTGCGTGCTCGGCTGCGGGATCGCGGCCGCGGTGCTGCTGGTGCTGATCTTCGTCGTCGGCACCCCGGAGCAGACCAAGCCGCTCTGGGAGGCCACCGGCTGGTTGCCGCGGCTCGGCCTGATCACGGTCATCTGGTTCGTCACCGGACCGCTCTGGCAGACGTTGACTACGCGGTCTTCGCGCGGGACCGCTGAAAGGGAACGGGTTTCGTCATGATCGAGGCGTTCGGGATCCTGCTGCTGGTGCAGGGCGTCGGCGGGTTTATCAACCGGCTCGGCGACGGGTCGAGGAGCTGGTTCGTCCAGCTGTACGTGCTGCCGGAATCGCTGCACATCGCGGCGAGCGTGGTGATGGCCGTCGCGGGCGGCCTGCTCGTGCTGGCCGCCTCCGGTAAGCGCAAGATCAAGAACCGCTCCGGCGGCTGAGAATCGTTGCGGGGAAAGAAAACGCGGGTGCGTCCACAGTGGACGCACCCGCGTTTTCTTTCCCGGTCTGCTAGTCGAGGTAGTCGCGGAGGACTTGGGATCGGGAGGGGTGGCGGAGTTTGGACATGGTTTTGGATTCGATTTGGCGGATGCGTTCGCGGGTGACGCCGTAGACTTGGCCGATTTCGTCGAGGGTGCGGGGTTGGCCGTCGGTGAGTCCGAAGCGGAGGCGGACGACGCCTGCTTCGCGTTCGGAGAGGGTTTGCAGGACGGATTGGAGTTGGTCCTGTAGGAGGGTGAAGGAGACGGCGTCGACGGCGACGACGGCTTCGGAGTCTTCGATGAAGTCGCCGAGTTGGGAGTCGCCTTCGTCGCCGATGGTTTGGTCCAGCGAGATGGGTTCGCGGGCGTATTGCTGGATTTCGAGGACTTTCTCCGGGGAGATGTCCATTTCTTTGGCGAGTTCTTCGGGGGTGGGTTCGCGGCCGAGGTCTTGGAGGAGTTCTCGTTGGATGCGGCCGAGTTTGTTGATGACTTCGACCATGTGCACGGGGATGCGGATGGTGCGTGCTTGGTCGGCCATGGCGCGGGTGATGGCCTGGCGGATCCACCACGTGGCGTAGGTCGAAAACTTGTAACCCTTGGTGTAGTCGAACTTTTCGACCGCGCGGATCAGACCCAGATTGCCTTCCTGGATCAGGTCGAGGAACGCCATGCCGCGTCCCGTGTAGCGCTTGGCGAGGGAGACCACGAGCCGGAGGTTGGCCTCCAGCAGGTGGTCCTTCGCGCGTTCGCCGTCGCGGACGATCCATTTGAGATCGCGGCGCATCTGGGTGGCGAGTTTTTCGCCTTCTTCTTCGGATCCGCGGACGCGTTCGGCGGCGTAGAGGCCTGCTTCGATGCGTTTGGCGAGTTCGACTTCTTCTTCGGCGTTGAGGAGCGCGACCTTGCCGATCTGCTTGAGGTACGCGCGCACCGAGTCCGCCGAGGCGGTCAGCTCGGCGTCTTTACGGGCCTGCCGCAGCGCCTCGGACTCCTCCTCGTCCCACACGAAGCTCGACGAGGACTCGTCCGACGACTTCGCCCGCTTCCCGGCGGACTTGCCCGAGGCAGGAGCCTCCTCGTCGGCCTCTTCTTCTTCGGCGTCCTCGGCGGAGTCCTCGTCGGAGGTGAGGGTCGCGTCGACGACGTCGACTTCGACTTCTTCGAGGTCGGAGAGGTCGGGGGTTTCGAGGTCGGCCTCGTCGAGGTCTTCGGGGCCGTCGGCTTCGCCGGCGGTGTCCTCGCCCTTGGCCTTGGTCTTCGCGGGGGCCTTCTTCGCCGCGGTCTTGCGCGCGGCGGGCTTACGGGGAGCAGCCTTCTTCGCCGCCGTGCCGTTCTGGCCTTCGGCCTCGGGTTCGGCATCGGTGCTGGTCGCTGTCTTCTTGCCGCTTCGGCTGGCGGTCCTCGGGGCTGCCACAGACACCCTTTCGCAGTGGTCGATCACGACGAACCGGGGCAGGGAGCTGGCCTCGGCTGCCTCGGATTCGGACTCGTCCCTCGGCCTGCCGGCTTGCCGTCCGCAGGTCCAGGCCGCGTTCCATTGTAACGACGCCACGCCGCGTTCGCCGCCACTTGATCGGCTTCTGTGACCCGGCGAGACGGCGAAGGGGCCGCCGACCCGCAGGTCGACGGCCCCTTCGCCGGATGCCACCCTCAGTCGAGGTAGTCGCGGAGGACTTGGGATCGGGAGGGGTGGCGGAGTTTGGACATGGTTTTGGATTCGATTTGGCGGATGCGTTCGCGGGTGACGCCGTAGACTTGGCCGATTTCGTCGAGGGTGCGGGGTTGGCCGTCGGTGAGTCCGAAGCGGAGGCGGACGACGCCTGCTTCGCGTTCGGAGAGGGTTTGCAGGACGGATTGGAGTTGGTCCTGTAGGAGGGTGAAGGAGACGGCGTCGACGGCGACGACGGCTTCGGAGTCTTCGATGAAGTCGCCGAGTTGGGAGTCGCCTTCGTCGCCGATGGTTTGGTCCAGCGAGATGGGTTCGCGGGCGTATTGCTGGATTTCGAGGACTTTCTCCGGGGAGATGTCCATTTCTTTGGCGAGTTCTTCGGGGGTGGGTTCGCGGCCGAGGTCTTGGAGGAGTTCTCGTTGGATGCGGCCGAGTTTGTTGATGACTTCGACCATGTGCACGGGGATGCGGATGGTGCGTGCTTGGTCGGCCATGGCGCGGGTGATGGCCTGGCGGATCCACCACGTGGCGTAGGTCGAAAACTTGTAACCCTTGGTGTAGTCGAACTTTTCGACCGCGCGGATCAGACCCAGATTGCCTTCCTGGATCAGGTCGAGGAACGCCATGCCGCGTCCCGTGTAGCGCTTGGCGAGGGAGACCACGAGCCGGAGGTTGGCCTCCAGCAGGTGGTCCTTCGCGCGTTCGCCGTCGCGGACGATCCATTTGAGATCGCGGCGCATCTGGGTGGCGAGTTTTTCGCCTTCTTCTTCGGATCCGCGGACGCGTTCGGCGGCGTAGAGGCCTGCTTCGATGCGTTTGGCGAGTTCGACTTCTTCTTCGGCGTTGAGGAGCGCGACCTTGCCGATCTGCTTGAGATAGGCGCGCACCGAGTCCGCCGAGGCGGTCAGCTCGGCGTCTTTACGGGCCTGCCGCAGCGCCTCGGACTCCTCCTCGTCCCACACGAAGTCGGAGCCGCCCTCGGCGGACTTGCCGCCCTTCGCGCCGGACGCGCGCTGGCCACGGCCCGCGGCGGGCGCGTCCTCCTCTTCGGCGTCTTCGGCGGAGTCCTCGTCGGTGGTGACGGTGGCGTCGACGACGTCGACTTCGACCTCTTCGAGGTCGGAAAGGTCCGGGGTCTCCAGATCGGCCTCGTCGAGGTCTTCGGGGCCGTCGGCTTCGCCGGCGGTGTCCTCGCCCTTGGCCTTGGTCTTCGCGGGGGCCTTCTTCGCCGCGGTCTTGCGCGCGGCGGGCTTACGGGGAGCAGCCTTCTTCGCGGTGCCGTTCTGGCCGGCCGCCTCGATGCTGGACTCCGCGCCCTCGTCGGCGCTGGTTGTCTTCGTGCCGCTTCGGGTAGCGGTTTTTGCGGCTGCCACGTACGCCCTTTCGCAGCGGTCGATCAGGCGAGCCGGAGGGAGGGGACCTCCCGGCTGCCAAGGTTCGGGGGACGCCCCCGGCCTGCGGTTTTCCTCCCCGCAGCCAAGGGCCGTGTTCCATTGTAACGACGGCACGCCGGGGAGTTGCGAAGCGATCGCCACTCCGGGCGCGCCGCGCGCCCCCGATCGGTGATCGGCCGGCGTTCTCGATCAGTGCTCGATGCCCTCGGCCGCGGCCGCCGCGGCGCCCACGATGCCCGCGTTGTTCTGCAGCGAGGCGACGACCACCTTGGTGCGGATGTCGAGCAGCGGCACCCACTTCTCCGCCTTCTTGCTGACCCCGCCGCCGACGATGAACAGGTCCGGCCAGATCAGGTTCTCGAGCGCCGTCAGGTACCGGTGCACGCGCTTCGCCCACTCCGGGTACGACAGCCCTTCGAGGTCCTTGACCGACGCCGCGGCCTTCTTCTCCGCGTCGTGCCCGTCGACCTCGATGTGCCCGAGCTCGGTGTTCGGCACGAGCTTGCCGTCGTGGAACACCGCGCTGCCGATACCGGTGCCGAAGGTCAGCAGCGCGACGACGCCGGTGCGCGCGAGGGGATCGCCGAAGCGGATTTCCGCCATGCCCGCCGCGTCGGCGTCGTTGAGCATGGCCACGTCCTTGACGTCGCGGCCGAGCTGCTTGGCGAACAGCGCGTCGGCGTCCGTGCCGATCCAGCTCGGGTCGATGTTGGCGGCGGTGTGCGCGACGCCCTTCTTCACCACCGCGGGGAGGGTCACGCCGACCGGGCCGTCCCAGTCGAAGCCGCCGACCACTTCGGCGACGACTTCGGCGACGGCCTCGGGCGTGGCGGGCTTCGGCGTGTCGATCCTCAGCCGGTCGCCGATCAGCTTGCCCCGCTCCAGGTCCACCAGAGCGCCCTTGATCCCGCTGCCGCCGATGTCGATTCCGAAACCTCGGCTCGCCGTCATTGGCGCCGTCCCTTCCCTCATGCTGCCGTGCGTGCGGGCACGGACAATCATCCCGTCCAGGGCGCGCCCCGGACGGAGTCGGTGGGGAGTCGTAACTCCCACGATTCAGAAATGCGTCCCCGAGACTGTAGCGGGATGTGGTCCCATGTCGTCGTGGGAGTTCACGAGACAGAGCCGAAAACGTTGTCGGAGACAGCCGAATCGATCGCCGTCGAGGCGGCTGCCCTGGTCGGTGAGGTGTGGCGGGGCATGTTGCGCGGCAGGGCGGTGGAGGTCGGCACCAAGTCGACCGACACCGACGTGGTGACCGAGACCGACCACGCCTCCGAACGGCTCGTCCGCGAACTGCTCGCGGCGAAGCGGCCGGGCGAACGGATCATCGGCGAGGAAGGCGGCGGCACGGTCGCGGAACCGGGTGAGGTCACCTGGGTGGTCGATCCGATCGACGGCACGGTGAACTTCCTCTACGGCTTCCCGTGGTTCGCGGTGTCGATCGGCGCACAGATCGACGGCGTCTCGGTGGCCGGTGCCGTGGTGGAACCGGCCAGCGGGCGCCGCTGGACGGCCGCGCGCGGGCTCGGCGCCTGGCTCGACGGCGAGCCGCTGCGCATCGGGGCGGGGCCGGAGCGCCTCGACCTCACGCTCGTGTCGACCGGGTTCGCCTACCGGCGGGACCGGCGCACCCGGCAGGCGGGGTTCGCCGCGGACCTGCTGGGCAGGGTCCGCGACATCCGGCGCACGGGTGCGGCGTCGCTCGACCTGTGCGCCGTCGCGGCGGGCTGGACCGACGCCTACTTCGAACACGGTCTCAACACCTGGGACTGGGCGGCGGGCGCGCTCGTCGCGGCCGAGGCGGGCGCCATCGTGCGCGTACCGGGCGAGGATACCGAACTGGGCGAGGACGCGACGTTCGCCGCCGCGCCCAGCATCGCGAGCCCGCTCCGCGCGGCCCTGCTGGACTGCGGCGCCGCCACCGTCTGAACCGGCTCGGGCTGGTGCTGTCGAGTCGCCGTGAAAGCCGCCTTGAGGGCACTCAGCGCCGTCAAGGTGGCCTTCACGGCATACAGCCATGGCTGCTCCCGAAGAGAATGCTGGTGCGAAGGCCGCGTTTGGGGCACTCAGTGCGGTGAAGGTGGCCATCAGGGACTTCGCTCACGACCCCGCGCTGTACGAACTCGACCTTTCGTCCGCCCAGGGGATCCCCCGATTTCAACGTTAGCGCGGTGCACCGACATTTTCGGCCCGCGTGCGTCGCGAGGGACGAGCCCGCTCGAACGGGTTACCTCCCGCGGGGGAAGTCAGCAGGAGACGTTGCGCGCGGCGGCGAGCAGTGCCTGGTCGATCTTCGGGGTCTGCCCGGCGGACTGCTCGGCGCCGCCGGCGGGCTGCTGCGCCTTGAACGCCTTGAGCTGGTCGATCACCTGCTTCGCCTCGGGCTTCGGCTGGAGCTGGCCGAACGCGCTGCCGACGGCCAGGTCGACGGTCGCGTCCTTCCGGTTGTCCCGCACCAGTTCCACGCACGGCGCGACGAGGCTCAGCGTGCGGGCGGCGGAGACGCCGTTCTCGCCGAAGCGGATCTGGCCGCGGCACTTGGCCTCGTGGCCGGGCGGGTAGGCGGGATCGTTGTCCGGCGCGCCGGCCTGCTCGAACCCGAGCGCGCCGATGCTTTCGTTGGCGAGCGCGGCGGCGCCGCGCGTGCTGCTGGCGTTGAACACGCGGACGGCGACCTTGTCCGGCGGGACCGGGGCCGTGCTGTCGAGCGCGTCGTGGCTCAACGGCGTGTAGGCGACTCCCGGCGGCGGCTGCGCTGGCGGGTCGCAGCGGATCGCGGAGTCGATGTCGCCGCCTTTGCCCGAGATCGCGTTCACCCACACGACGAGCGCGCCGAGGCACAGCACCGCGATCACGATGAGCGCCGGAAGCGGGCGTCGTCTGCGGTACGGCCGTGCCGTGCGGTCCCCGAAACCCTTCCCCGACGCCACCTGCGATGTCCCTTCCCCGATCGACAGCCCCCGAAGAAGCCGGTACCGGCTTCTTCGTCTTTGATCAGCTTAGGTGTTACACCGCTCTAGACGCCGACAGCCGCGTCCGCGTTGCCTGCGGCTCCAAATCGGCAACCCGATCGGTCTAACCCGTCACGCAGGGTACGTTACCCCTGATGGGTGACGTGTGGAGCGGCAGGACTGACACGTTGCCGAGCTGGGTAACTCGTGAGCTACCCTCTGCGGGCTCCGGCGGCTGGAGCAGGTGACAGACCACGATGCACAAGAGAGATCTGGCTCACTGCCACGCCGGGCACAAACAGGGGCGCTGGATCGTTTACTAGCGCACGCGACGGACTCGCGCAGGTGTGCGGGGCCGGAGCAGTTTTGACATCAAGCTGATCGCAGGGGTGAGGGACAATGGCGACCGACTACGACGCTCCGCGCCGCAGCGAAGCCGACGAGCTGGCCGAAGACTCGTTGGAAGAGCTGAAGGCGAGGCGCAACGAGAACCAGTCCGGCGTCGTGGACGTCGACGAGGACGCGACCGCGGAGAACTTCGAGCTCCCCGGTGCCGATCTCTCCGGGCTCTCCGGTGAGGACCTGACGGTCAAGGTGGTGCCCAAGCAGGCCGACGAGTTCACCTGCTCGGTGTGTTTCCTGGTGCACCACCGGAGCCGGCTGGCCGAGGAGAGCGGGGGACGGCTGATCTGCCGCGACTGCGCCTGAGGGAGCGGGTGCGCCGGATCGGGGGTCTTCGTCACGGGCGTGGCGGTGTGGTCACGCCCCGCGGGCGGAACGAGACAGCGAGGGTGACCAGGCGACGCGCCTGGTCACCCTTCGTCGTCCACGGGCGTGTTCCGCGCCTGGCCGCGGAGCAGTTCGGCGAGCCGCTCCGGCCTGCGCGTGCTGATCAGCCAGTACGGCGTGGGATCGGCGGGGTCGGTGAGCCGCAGCCGCAGGAGCGGCCCGATCCAGCCGCGGTGCACCACGAACGCGGCAGGGTCCGATTCCGGGCCGAGCGCCCTGCGCTTGTCGTCCTTGGCGATCACCTCGACCTCGCCGACGAACGCGAGCGGGATGTGCGCGTCGCCGATCCGCAGCTCGGGGTCCCCGGTTTCACCGCCACCGGTGACGGTCAGCTTCATCCGGCCGAGCGAGAGCATGAGCAGCACGGCCAGCACCGGCAGTACCGCGAACGGCAGCCACTCCGGGACGGCACGGAAGCCCATCGGGATCTCCGCCGCCAGCAGCACCGAGCCGAGCAGCGGCAGCAGCCAGCCCCACCAGGAGACGTAGAGTCGCTCCCGGTAGCGCGGTTCGCCGTTCACTTCGCGCCGCTGTGCTTCACCGGCTTCATTGGCTTCACCGGCCTTGCTTGCACTCGTACCCACACCAGAAGGGTAGTCTCGCCGCCCGTGTCCATCGTGCAGGTCCCTCTCAGCCGGGTAGATCCCGGCGTACCGCTCCCGGCGTACGCCCGCGACGGCGACGCCGGCGCCGATCTCGTCACCACCGCCGACGTCGTGCTCGAACCCGGCGAACGGGTGGTGGTCGGCACGGGAGTGGCGATCGCGCTCCCGCACGGGTATGCCGGATTCGTGCACCCCAGGTCCGGTCTCGCCGCGAGGGCGGGCCTCTCGGTGGTCAACACGCCGGGGACGATCGACGCGGGCTACCGCGGCGAGATCAAAGTCTGTTTGATCAACCACGACCCGCGCGAGCCGCTGGTGCTTTCGCGGGGCGACCGGATCGCGCAGCTGATCGTCCAGCGCGTCGAGCAGGCCCGGTTCGTCGAGGTCGACGAGCTGGCCCCCTCGGAGCGCGGCGCGGGTGGCTACGGGTCCACCGGGGGACACGCGACGCTGAGCACTGCCGTCGGGCACGGGGAAGGAACGGAGAGCTAGTGGGGATTTTCGGACGCAAGAAGAGCGCCGCGCCGGAGCAGCGCCGGGGCAGGCATGCCGCGCCCGAGCCTGACGAGATCGAGGACGACTACGACGATTCCGGCGACTACGAGCCGGAAGATCTGCCCGATGGCGCCGAGGGGCCGTACGACCTCGAGCACGCGCCGGAGGACGAGATCGCCCGTATCGACCTCGGCTCGGTGCGGGTGCCGGTTCCCGACGGCTCGCAGGTGCAGGTCGAAATGGACCCGTCCAGTGGCGGGGTGCGCGCGGTGCACGTCGTCACCGAGCAGGGCCAGGTCACGGTCAGCGCCTACGCCGCGCCGAAGTCGGGCGGGCTGTGGAACGAGGTCGCGAAGGAACTGGCCGACCAGCTCAAGAACGACGGCGCGCAGGTCGCCAGCGGCCGCGGCGAATGGGGCACCGAGCTGTCCGCGATCGTCGGCGAGGTCGCGCTGCGGTTCGTCGGGGTGGACGGCCCGCGCTGGATGCTGCGCGGGGTCATCGCGGGCCCGCAGTCGCAGTCGGCCGCGGCACCGGGTGTGCTGCGCGAGATCGTGCGGCACACCATCGTCGACCGGGGGGATTCGCCGATGCCGGTGCGCACCCCGCTCACGATCACGCTCCCGGACGCCGTGGCCGAGCACATCGCCGCCCAGCAGGCCCAGCAATAATCCCGTAGGGAGCCGGAAAGCGGAACGGTACGGTCGTACCATGCCGACTTCCGCCGAATGGCTCGTCTTCCTCGGCACCGCCACGCTGTTCGCGGTGACGCCGGGGCCGGGGATCCTGTACGTGCTCGCCAGGACCCTTCGCGGTGGCCGCCGCGAAGGGCTGCAGTCCGTGCTGGGGAATTCGCTCGGCGCTTCGGCGCACGTCGTGGCGGCGGCGCTGGGGTTGTCCGCGCTGCTCGCCACGTCGACGGTCGCGTTCACCGTGGTGAAGTTCGCCGGTGCCGCCTACCTGGTGTACCTGGGGCTGCATTCGATCCTGCGCAGGCACGACGACGGCGCACCTTCTCTCGACGGTGGCGCACTGGGCAAGGTGGCGCGGTCGCCGTTCGCGCAGGGCGCGCTTTCGGAGGTGCTGAACCCGAAGACGGCGCTGTACTTCATGGCGCTGCTGCCGCATTTCGTGCACGAGGGCCCGGTTCCGGCGCCGCTGGTGTTCATGCTGCTCGGGTTGATCGCGGTGACCATGGCGACCGGGGTCGACCTCGTGGTGGCCGTGTTCGCGGACAAGCTCGGCGCGAAGCTGACCGGCAACCCGCGCCTGCGGGTCCGCCAGCGGATCGCCAGCGGCGCGGTCATGATCGGCCTCGGCGGTTACGTCGCCGTCGCGGACTGAGCGCGCAGGAAGGCGAGCACCGCGGCCCTGCCGAGTGATTCGCGGTCCTCGCCGAGCGCGGCGAGCGTGCTTTCCACGACGACCGCGCGCGGCAGCGCCGACGCCCACGCGTGCGCGATCGCGGCAGGGTGCACGGGATCGTCGACGCAGGCGGCGATGCCGACCGGCACGTCCAGCGTCGCCAGCGCGGACAGCGCGGGCGCCGAGTGGCAGGCGGCGGCCAGCAGGCTGTCCGCCAGATCGTCCCCGTGCCGCCGCCACGCCCGCGTGAGCTCGTCGGCGAGCCAGTGCGGCACGCCTGCCGTCGAAGCCCGCAGCGTCGCTTCCAGGCCCGTTCTGCGGACCAGATCGGCCGACGCGCGGGCAGCCAGCGAAGCGGGCGCGTCACCGGGCGCGCCTTGCCAAGCGGGCAGCGCGGCCAGCACCCCGGCGCAGCGGTCCCGGTTCGCCACCGCCCATTCCGCGGCGAGGTGCGCCCCGAACGAGATGCCGCCGACGAGGATCGGCCCGCGCGCCGCGGCCGCGTCGAGCGCGGCGAAGTAGCCGGGGATCAGCCGGTCGCCTGGCGGGGGCGGCGGCAACTGCGCGTTGACGCCGACGGCGGCCAGTGGACCTGCGAAAACGGCTCCCGCGAACAGTTCGTCGGAGCCGGTTCCCGGGAGCACGACGGCCGCT is part of the Amycolatopsis sp. CA-230715 genome and encodes:
- a CDS encoding sensor histidine kinase, which produces MSSRTSTLPSPRLPKRLRRLSETWQDVIISTTSFAVGAVLYQFGLFAIFGSRQTVVDPWHWVTLTLICALGLLRRRRSGIGLALAIAVVAWDATIGLTMPILVSLFDHVYAATLYGSRGLSRAMIPLAALSTVATATITGVVVGDWKIAVLATLAANFPFVITPVWWATGMRQFRDLAEQERENATQLARISELDRDAAVVAERSRMARDLHDVIAGHLSAIAIQSEAALSLNEADPATSRKVLEAVRENSVHALEEMRAMIGLLQSTRADEDEKTAPARLADLSVLVDSARATGMRVDVRTELDEDNPLPAAVDLTAYRIAQEALTNAVKHAPNTDAVVTVRRVAGTLHVEVTNELPPDAGAASGTGRGLLNMRERAAAVGGSLSAGPTGSSWSVRARLPIAGMGS
- a CDS encoding RNA polymerase sigma factor, with product MAAPRTASRSGKKTATSTDAEPEAEGQNGTAAKKAAPRKPAARKTAAKKAPAKTKAKGEDTAGEADGPEDLDEADLETPDLSDLEEVEVDVVDATLTSDEDSAEDAEEEEADEEAPASGKSAGKRAKSSDESSSSFVWDEEESEALRQARKDAELTASADSVRAYLKQIGKVALLNAEEEVELAKRIEAGLYAAERVRGSEEEGEKLATQMRRDLKWIVRDGERAKDHLLEANLRLVVSLAKRYTGRGMAFLDLIQEGNLGLIRAVEKFDYTKGYKFSTYATWWIRQAITRAMADQARTIRIPVHMVEVINKLGRIQRELLQDLGREPTPEELAKEMDISPEKVLEIQQYAREPISLDQTIGDEGDSQLGDFIEDSEAVVAVDAVSFTLLQDQLQSVLQTLSEREAGVVRLRFGLTDGQPRTLDEIGQVYGVTRERIRQIESKTMSKLRHPSRSQVLRDYLD
- a CDS encoding RNA polymerase sigma factor; amino-acid sequence: MAAAKTATRSGTKTTSADEGAESSIEAAGQNGTAKKAAPRKPAARKTAAKKAPAKTKAKGEDTAGEADGPEDLDEADLETPDLSDLEEVEVDVVDATVTTDEDSAEDAEEEDAPAAGRGQRASGAKGGKSAEGGSDFVWDEEESEALRQARKDAELTASADSVRAYLKQIGKVALLNAEEEVELAKRIEAGLYAAERVRGSEEEGEKLATQMRRDLKWIVRDGERAKDHLLEANLRLVVSLAKRYTGRGMAFLDLIQEGNLGLIRAVEKFDYTKGYKFSTYATWWIRQAITRAMADQARTIRIPVHMVEVINKLGRIQRELLQDLGREPTPEELAKEMDISPEKVLEIQQYAREPISLDQTIGDEGDSQLGDFIEDSEAVVAVDAVSFTLLQDQLQSVLQTLSEREAGVVRLRFGLTDGQPRTLDEIGQVYGVTRERIRQIESKTMSKLRHPSRSQVLRDYLD
- the ppgK gene encoding polyphosphate--glucose phosphotransferase codes for the protein MTASRGFGIDIGGSGIKGALVDLERGKLIGDRLRIDTPKPATPEAVAEVVAEVVGGFDWDGPVGVTLPAVVKKGVAHTAANIDPSWIGTDADALFAKQLGRDVKDVAMLNDADAAGMAEIRFGDPLARTGVVALLTFGTGIGSAVFHDGKLVPNTELGHIEVDGHDAEKKAAASVKDLEGLSYPEWAKRVHRYLTALENLIWPDLFIVGGGVSKKAEKWVPLLDIRTKVVVASLQNNAGIVGAAAAAAEGIEH
- a CDS encoding inositol monophosphatase family protein; amino-acid sequence: MWSHVVVGVHETEPKTLSETAESIAVEAAALVGEVWRGMLRGRAVEVGTKSTDTDVVTETDHASERLVRELLAAKRPGERIIGEEGGGTVAEPGEVTWVVDPIDGTVNFLYGFPWFAVSIGAQIDGVSVAGAVVEPASGRRWTAARGLGAWLDGEPLRIGAGPERLDLTLVSTGFAYRRDRRTRQAGFAADLLGRVRDIRRTGAASLDLCAVAAGWTDAYFEHGLNTWDWAAGALVAAEAGAIVRVPGEDTELGEDATFAAAPSIASPLRAALLDCGAATV
- the cei gene encoding envelope integrity protein Cei; amino-acid sequence: MASGKGFGDRTARPYRRRRPLPALIVIAVLCLGALVVWVNAISGKGGDIDSAIRCDPPAQPPPGVAYTPLSHDALDSTAPVPPDKVAVRVFNASSTRGAAALANESIGALGFEQAGAPDNDPAYPPGHEAKCRGQIRFGENGVSAARTLSLVAPCVELVRDNRKDATVDLAVGSAFGQLQPKPEAKQVIDQLKAFKAQQPAGGAEQSAGQTPKIDQALLAAARNVSC
- a CDS encoding DUF4193 domain-containing protein, whose product is MATDYDAPRRSEADELAEDSLEELKARRNENQSGVVDVDEDATAENFELPGADLSGLSGEDLTVKVVPKQADEFTCSVCFLVHHRSRLAEESGGRLICRDCA
- a CDS encoding DUF3093 domain-containing protein, which gives rise to MGTSASKAGEANEAGEAQRREVNGEPRYRERLYVSWWGWLLPLLGSVLLAAEIPMGFRAVPEWLPFAVLPVLAVLLMLSLGRMKLTVTGGGETGDPELRIGDAHIPLAFVGEVEVIAKDDKRRALGPESDPAAFVVHRGWIGPLLRLRLTDPADPTPYWLISTRRPERLAELLRGQARNTPVDDEG
- the dut gene encoding dUTP diphosphatase — encoded protein: MSIVQVPLSRVDPGVPLPAYARDGDAGADLVTTADVVLEPGERVVVGTGVAIALPHGYAGFVHPRSGLAARAGLSVVNTPGTIDAGYRGEIKVCLINHDPREPLVLSRGDRIAQLIVQRVEQARFVEVDELAPSERGAGGYGSTGGHATLSTAVGHGEGTES
- a CDS encoding DUF3710 domain-containing protein, yielding MGIFGRKKSAAPEQRRGRHAAPEPDEIEDDYDDSGDYEPEDLPDGAEGPYDLEHAPEDEIARIDLGSVRVPVPDGSQVQVEMDPSSGGVRAVHVVTEQGQVTVSAYAAPKSGGLWNEVAKELADQLKNDGAQVASGRGEWGTELSAIVGEVALRFVGVDGPRWMLRGVIAGPQSQSAAAPGVLREIVRHTIVDRGDSPMPVRTPLTITLPDAVAEHIAAQQAQQ
- a CDS encoding LysE family translocator is translated as MPTSAEWLVFLGTATLFAVTPGPGILYVLARTLRGGRREGLQSVLGNSLGASAHVVAAALGLSALLATSTVAFTVVKFAGAAYLVYLGLHSILRRHDDGAPSLDGGALGKVARSPFAQGALSEVLNPKTALYFMALLPHFVHEGPVPAPLVFMLLGLIAVTMATGVDLVVAVFADKLGAKLTGNPRLRVRQRIASGAVMIGLGGYVAVAD
- a CDS encoding alpha/beta hydrolase, translated to MTFAIPASAAVVLPGTGSDELFAGAVFAGPLAAVGVNAQLPPPPPGDRLIPGYFAALDAAAARGPILVGGISFGAHLAAEWAVANRDRCAGVLAALPAWQGAPGDAPASLAARASADLVRRTGLEATLRASTAGVPHWLADELTRAWRRHGDDLADSLLAAACHSAPALSALATLDVPVGIAACVDDPVHPAAIAHAWASALPRAVVVESTLAALGEDRESLGRAAVLAFLRAQSATAT